A single genomic interval of Polaribacter vadi harbors:
- a CDS encoding dipeptidase has translation MDSVKSYIKEHKQRFLDELVELLKIPSVSADNAFKKDVLLTADFVLESLKKAGCDSVELCETDGYPIIYGEKIINKDLPTVLVYGHYDVQPADPIELWTSPPFEPVIKKTEIHPEGAIFARGACDDKGQMYMHVKAFEYMIASGNLPCNVKFMIEGEEEVGSVNLSAFVTKNQEKLKNDVIIISDTGMIANDIPSITTGLRGLSYVEVEVTGPNRDLHSGLYGGAVANPINILSKMIASLHDEDNHITIPGFYDAVQELSTEERAEMAKAPFSLEEYKKSIAIDDVHGEKGFSTNERNSIRPTLDVNGIWGGYIGEGAKTVIASKAYAKISMRLVPNQDWKVITELFKNHFENIAPKSVKVKVTPHHGGQGYVTPIDNIAYQAASEAYETTFGKTPIPQRSGGSIPIVALFEKELKSKTILMGFGLNSDAIHSPNEHFGVWNYLKGIETIPHFYANFAKLSL, from the coding sequence ATGGATTCAGTAAAATCATACATAAAAGAACACAAACAACGTTTCTTAGACGAACTAGTAGAATTGCTAAAAATACCCTCTGTAAGTGCAGATAACGCTTTTAAAAAAGATGTTCTATTAACAGCAGATTTTGTTTTAGAGAGTTTAAAAAAAGCAGGCTGCGATTCTGTAGAACTTTGCGAAACTGATGGCTATCCAATTATTTATGGCGAAAAAATCATCAACAAAGATTTACCAACGGTTTTAGTGTATGGACATTATGATGTACAACCAGCAGATCCTATAGAATTATGGACTTCTCCTCCATTTGAACCTGTTATTAAAAAAACGGAAATTCATCCTGAAGGTGCAATTTTTGCAAGAGGTGCTTGTGATGATAAAGGGCAAATGTACATGCATGTAAAAGCTTTTGAATATATGATTGCGTCAGGAAATTTACCTTGCAATGTAAAATTTATGATTGAAGGTGAAGAAGAAGTTGGCTCTGTAAATTTATCTGCTTTTGTAACCAAGAATCAAGAAAAGTTAAAAAATGATGTAATTATTATTTCTGATACAGGAATGATTGCCAATGATATTCCATCCATAACAACAGGTTTACGTGGGTTGAGTTATGTAGAAGTAGAAGTTACTGGCCCAAATAGAGATTTACATTCTGGTTTATATGGAGGTGCAGTTGCCAATCCAATTAACATCTTATCAAAAATGATTGCTTCTTTACATGATGAAGATAATCATATTACCATTCCAGGTTTTTATGATGCTGTTCAAGAATTATCAACAGAAGAAAGAGCAGAAATGGCAAAAGCTCCTTTTAGCTTAGAAGAGTATAAAAAGTCGATTGCTATTGATGATGTTCATGGTGAAAAAGGCTTTTCAACAAACGAGCGAAATTCGATAAGACCAACTTTAGATGTTAATGGAATTTGGGGTGGTTATATTGGTGAAGGTGCAAAAACAGTAATTGCAAGCAAAGCGTATGCAAAAATTTCGATGCGTTTAGTACCAAATCAAGATTGGAAAGTAATTACAGAATTATTTAAAAATCATTTTGAAAACATTGCTCCAAAATCAGTAAAAGTAAAAGTTACACCACATCATGGAGGTCAAGGTTATGTAACTCCTATTGATAATATAGCGTATCAAGCTGCAAGTGAAGCTTATGAAACTACTTTTGGTAAAACTCCAATTCCACAAAGAAGTGGAGGTAGTATTCCTATTGTTGCTTTGTTCGAAAAAGAATTAAAAAGTAAAACTATTTTAATGGGATTTGGTTTAAACTCAGATGCAATACATTCTCCTAACGAGCATTTTGGTGTTTGGAATTATTTAAAAGGAATAGAAACCATTCCACATTTTTATGCTAATTTTGCAAAACTATCTTTATAA
- a CDS encoding OmpA family protein has product MKKIYLGAVFTLMSFFASAQDYDHWSIDIGGGIHQVGSTLSPGFSENIFGQGHIGYRYMFNEKFGLRLDLGYNSFTANEDSQPFTSNYYRASLEGVVNLGSVLKFHTWTNRFNLLAHGGVGAASLNITDPVDNGGDVMFAMNFGITPQFKLNNRFSLFLDFSSLIHFYQEDNFDGGPNSATRESNISLFNTSIGLNIALGKNKQSADFWRGEEAIVVNSELESIKNRLDTAEKEIQVLKTKESSPNKELIMTELDNRYVKKGETTYGDVVTSSNVDFIKELLNRGYVNVFFDINSTKIQKESLSSVNYLRQFLYDNPYVNASLIGFTDETGSEERNQTLSNNRAKAVFDMLVASGISPTRLSYGGVGEDKTMSKGARQLARKVTFKIN; this is encoded by the coding sequence ATGAAAAAAATTTACCTTGGGGCAGTATTTACACTAATGTCTTTTTTCGCGAGTGCACAAGATTACGATCATTGGTCTATTGATATTGGTGGAGGAATTCATCAAGTTGGCTCTACTTTATCACCAGGGTTTAGTGAAAATATTTTTGGTCAAGGACATATTGGTTATAGATATATGTTTAACGAAAAATTTGGTTTAAGATTAGATTTAGGTTACAATAGTTTCACAGCAAATGAAGATTCTCAACCATTTACATCTAACTACTACAGAGCTAGTTTAGAAGGTGTTGTAAACTTAGGAAGTGTTTTAAAATTTCATACTTGGACAAATCGTTTTAACCTTTTAGCACATGGAGGTGTTGGAGCTGCTTCATTAAATATAACAGATCCAGTAGATAATGGTGGAGATGTTATGTTTGCAATGAACTTTGGTATTACACCTCAGTTTAAATTAAATAATAGATTCTCATTATTTTTAGATTTTTCATCACTTATCCACTTTTATCAAGAAGATAATTTTGATGGAGGACCAAATTCTGCAACAAGAGAATCTAACATCAGCCTATTTAATACTTCTATAGGACTTAACATAGCACTTGGAAAAAACAAACAATCTGCTGATTTCTGGAGAGGTGAAGAAGCAATTGTAGTAAACTCTGAGTTAGAATCTATAAAAAATCGTTTAGATACTGCTGAAAAAGAAATCCAAGTTCTAAAAACAAAAGAAAGTTCTCCTAATAAAGAACTTATTATGACAGAATTAGATAATAGATATGTTAAGAAAGGTGAAACTACGTATGGTGATGTTGTAACAAGCTCTAATGTAGATTTTATTAAAGAACTTTTAAACAGAGGGTATGTAAATGTATTTTTTGACATAAACAGTACTAAAATTCAGAAAGAATCTTTATCTTCAGTAAACTATTTAAGACAATTTTTATATGACAATCCTTATGTAAATGCTTCTTTAATTGGTTTTACAGATGAAACTGGTAGCGAAGAACGAAACCAAACTTTATCTAACAATAGAGCAAAAGCTGTTTTTGATATGTTAGTTGCTTCTGGAATTAGTCCAACTAGATTGTCTTATGGTGGTGTTGGTGAAGACAAAACAATGTCAAAAGGTGCTAGACAATTAGCAAGAAAAGTTACTTTTAAAATTAACTAA
- a CDS encoding peptidylprolyl isomerase yields the protein MKRILVLASIILMTSCATKKFKEKWLKKEAPATFKARFETTQGNFDIEAVREWSPNGVDRLYQLIKNDYYIDVAIFRVVPNFVAQFGIHNDSLINNAWQKRGIEDEPVIKKNDSMTISFARGGVSTRSNQIFINLKENYRLDELAYSGVTGFPVVAKVIAGQDNVLKFYDGYGDNLGRKQGEIAKLGNEFLRKEYPKVDYILKAYILKE from the coding sequence ATGAAAAGAATATTAGTATTAGCATCTATTATTTTAATGACTTCTTGTGCTACAAAAAAGTTTAAAGAAAAATGGTTAAAAAAAGAAGCACCTGCAACTTTTAAAGCTAGATTTGAAACTACTCAAGGAAATTTCGATATTGAAGCTGTTAGAGAATGGTCGCCAAATGGAGTGGATAGATTATATCAATTAATAAAAAATGATTATTATATTGATGTAGCAATTTTTAGAGTTGTTCCTAATTTTGTTGCGCAGTTTGGTATTCATAATGATTCACTTATAAATAACGCTTGGCAAAAAAGAGGTATTGAAGACGAACCTGTCATCAAAAAAAATGATTCTATGACCATTTCTTTTGCTAGAGGAGGAGTTAGTACAAGATCTAACCAAATATTTATCAATTTAAAAGAAAATTATAGGTTAGATGAGTTAGCGTATTCTGGAGTTACAGGTTTTCCTGTGGTTGCAAAAGTAATTGCTGGCCAAGATAATGTATTGAAGTTTTACGATGGTTATGGAGACAATTTAGGACGTAAACAAGGTGAAATAGCAAAATTAGGAAACGAGTTTCTACGCAAAGAATATCCAAAAGTAGATTATATTTTAAAAGCTTATATTTTAAAAGAATAA
- a CDS encoding BlaI/MecI/CopY family transcriptional regulator — translation MQLSKTEEQLMQYLWKRKKAFLKDLLDDFPEPKPATTTVATLLKRIKDKGFIDYKLFGKSREYYPIIKKTDYFSNHVNGLIKNFFNDSASQFASFFTKETNLTTQELEELKKVIDTQIKNQEK, via the coding sequence ATGCAATTATCTAAAACCGAAGAGCAATTAATGCAGTATTTATGGAAACGTAAAAAAGCATTTTTAAAAGATTTATTAGACGATTTCCCTGAACCAAAACCAGCAACAACAACAGTTGCAACTTTGTTAAAGAGAATTAAAGACAAAGGTTTTATCGATTATAAGTTGTTTGGGAAATCGAGAGAATATTATCCCATCATCAAAAAGACAGATTATTTTTCGAATCATGTAAATGGGTTGATTAAAAATTTCTTTAACGATTCTGCTAGTCAGTTTGCTTCTTTTTTTACGAAAGAAACTAATTTAACAACTCAAGAATTGGAAGAATTAAAAAAGGTTATCGATACTCAAATTAAAAATCAAGAAAAATGA
- a CDS encoding M56 family metallopeptidase, translating to MILYILKSATCLALLLAFYHLVLEREKMHNFNRFYLLGSVLFSFLVPLYIIYIDVAPLVLKATPTTSFSYPTEITPEIIIEKSIDYTLIFIGIYSLISSILFIRFGKNLFHIIQKIRKNKQVKYQKAVLVLVDDAILPHTFWNYIFINKKDYENQKIEQELFTHELTHVTQKHTLDVLFLEFLQAIFWINPFFILLKKAVQLNHEFLADETVINQNKNTIQYQHLLLNKAAWKNDYYLASNLNYSLTKKRLKMMTTQSSQTKIWIKKLAVIPLLAGFIFLFAERVEAQEIIEIKEYIDTPINDLQIENLDPEDIRVKLKDINSLQIIYLDKDTIIEKSIASKKQMNEYKLLLNEGKKHNIYKLKNINKMQTIYSLMSKKQKNSVQNISEIIPPPPPPKNNTSKIKETKKIEEIDELFKLSKIQKDSLYKYKKINSYYEAIRNKKPHYVDSDEERKEILEGIFSDLGSRYFNLSKEDKKKAKRPVLPHDPYVRLRKNNKVFYKLKKDLTEEDKLLIPPPLPVPNATKEEIEKAKNAYEAWKKRTGNDFAPPPPPKKKQEANKNIKVEENSIADFNIEFEKSDNLIKMKCLKGCNWKTLNFTMNENKNKVINRIGMNESEKSEFIFFIQNKNNKIQLKSMKGTAWETLEFTLNNKAKVNQFGVTAY from the coding sequence ATGATACTATACATATTAAAATCGGCAACTTGTTTAGCCTTGCTTTTGGCATTTTATCACTTGGTTTTAGAGCGAGAAAAAATGCATAATTTTAATCGTTTTTACTTATTAGGAAGTGTATTATTTTCCTTTTTAGTGCCTTTGTATATTATTTATATTGATGTTGCTCCTCTTGTTTTAAAAGCGACACCAACAACTAGTTTTTCTTATCCAACAGAAATAACTCCTGAAATTATAATTGAAAAATCGATTGATTATACACTCATATTTATAGGTATTTATAGTCTTATTTCATCAATCTTATTCATTCGATTTGGAAAAAATTTATTTCATATTATTCAAAAAATAAGAAAGAACAAACAAGTAAAGTATCAAAAAGCGGTTTTGGTTTTGGTTGATGATGCAATCTTGCCTCATACTTTTTGGAACTACATTTTCATCAACAAAAAAGATTATGAAAATCAAAAAATAGAACAGGAATTATTTACACACGAATTGACACACGTAACTCAAAAACACACATTAGATGTTTTGTTTTTAGAATTTCTTCAAGCTATTTTCTGGATAAATCCTTTCTTTATTTTACTTAAAAAAGCAGTTCAATTAAATCATGAATTTTTAGCAGATGAAACTGTTATCAACCAAAATAAAAATACTATTCAATACCAGCATTTATTACTGAATAAAGCTGCTTGGAAAAACGACTATTACTTGGCCAGTAATTTGAATTATTCACTTACTAAAAAAAGATTAAAAATGATGACAACACAAAGTTCCCAAACCAAAATTTGGATTAAAAAGCTGGCAGTAATTCCACTTTTAGCAGGTTTTATTTTCCTCTTTGCAGAAAGAGTTGAAGCGCAAGAAATTATTGAAATTAAAGAATATATAGATACTCCAATTAATGATTTACAAATTGAAAATTTAGACCCAGAAGATATTAGGGTAAAACTAAAAGACATAAATTCATTACAAATCATCTATTTAGATAAAGACACTATCATTGAAAAAAGTATTGCTTCTAAAAAACAAATGAATGAATATAAGCTGCTTTTAAATGAAGGAAAAAAACATAATATCTACAAATTAAAGAATATTAATAAGATGCAAACTATATATAGTTTGATGTCCAAGAAGCAAAAGAATTCTGTTCAAAATATATCTGAAATAATTCCTCCACCTCCACCACCAAAAAATAATACTTCTAAAATAAAGGAAACGAAAAAAATTGAAGAAATTGATGAACTTTTTAAATTATCCAAAATTCAAAAAGATTCATTGTATAAATACAAAAAAATTAATAGTTATTATGAAGCCATTAGAAATAAAAAACCACATTATGTAGATAGTGATGAAGAACGTAAAGAAATATTAGAAGGAATATTTTCAGATCTTGGTTCTAGGTATTTTAATCTTTCTAAAGAAGATAAAAAGAAAGCAAAAAGACCAGTGCTTCCTCATGATCCTTATGTAAGATTAAGAAAAAACAACAAAGTTTTCTACAAATTGAAGAAAGATTTAACTGAAGAAGATAAATTACTAATTCCACCTCCACTACCTGTTCCTAATGCAACTAAAGAAGAAATTGAAAAAGCTAAAAATGCTTACGAAGCTTGGAAAAAAAGAACTGGAAATGACTTTGCTCCTCCACCTCCACCAAAGAAAAAGCAAGAAGCAAATAAAAATATAAAGGTTGAAGAAAATTCTATAGCTGATTTTAATATCGAATTTGAAAAATCTGATAATTTGATAAAAATGAAATGTTTAAAAGGTTGCAATTGGAAAACTTTAAATTTCACAATGAACGAAAACAAAAATAAAGTTATCAATAGAATTGGTATGAATGAAAGCGAAAAAAGTGAGTTTATATTTTTCATTCAGAATAAAAATAATAAAATACAACTGAAAAGTATGAAAGGAACTGCTTGGGAAACTTTGGAATTTACTTTAAACAACAAAGCAAAAGTTAACCAATTTGGCGTAACTGCCTATTAA
- a CDS encoding DUF4407 domain-containing protein → MLKNFFLVCSGVDKNLINECSNGEQNKYAGIGATVFFTAIMATIAGSYALFTVFDNLFAAIFFGLIWGLLIFNLDRFIVSTIKKSDSKLKELLQAAPRIVLAIIIAVVISKPLELKLFEKEINQVLLTKKNQMTLDNKTQIAQQFTPEISKINSEIEVLKQEVIGKENETNTLYETYIAEAEGTKGTKKLGKGPVYEEKRAKHDASLLALNQLKKETQETIKEKETAIAVLVENQKLAETKSQPIIANFDGLMARINALGELPWLTSFFIFLLFLAIETSPIIAKLLAPKGEYDFKLEEKLSAVKTWATQQMQQREQMLQADIAIDNKVYKDITADDDLYNYKQKMARELMKLQADSFYKKQQKML, encoded by the coding sequence GTGCTTAAAAATTTCTTTCTTGTCTGTTCTGGAGTCGATAAAAACCTAATTAACGAATGTTCTAATGGCGAACAAAATAAATACGCTGGTATTGGAGCCACTGTTTTTTTTACAGCAATTATGGCAACCATTGCAGGCAGTTATGCTTTATTTACTGTGTTTGATAATTTGTTTGCAGCTATTTTCTTTGGATTGATTTGGGGGCTTTTAATCTTTAATTTAGATCGTTTTATAGTTTCGACAATCAAAAAGTCAGATTCTAAATTGAAAGAATTACTACAAGCTGCTCCAAGAATTGTCTTAGCGATTATTATTGCTGTTGTAATTTCTAAACCTTTAGAATTAAAGTTGTTTGAGAAAGAAATCAATCAAGTTTTATTGACCAAAAAAAACCAAATGACTTTGGATAATAAAACGCAAATAGCCCAACAATTTACGCCAGAAATTTCAAAAATAAATTCAGAAATTGAGGTTTTAAAACAAGAAGTGATTGGCAAAGAAAATGAAACCAATACTTTGTATGAAACCTATATTGCAGAAGCTGAAGGTACAAAAGGAACTAAAAAATTAGGAAAAGGCCCTGTTTACGAAGAAAAAAGAGCCAAACACGATGCTTCTTTATTGGCTTTAAATCAGTTGAAAAAAGAGACTCAAGAAACCATCAAAGAAAAAGAAACAGCCATTGCTGTTTTAGTGGAAAATCAAAAATTAGCGGAAACAAAATCGCAACCTATTATTGCTAATTTTGATGGATTAATGGCAAGAATAAATGCACTTGGAGAATTACCTTGGTTAACTTCCTTCTTTATTTTCTTATTGTTTTTGGCTATTGAAACTTCGCCCATTATTGCAAAACTTTTAGCGCCAAAAGGCGAATACGATTTTAAGTTAGAGGAAAAATTATCGGCTGTAAAAACTTGGGCTACGCAACAAATGCAGCAAAGAGAACAAATGTTGCAGGCAGATATTGCTATAGATAATAAAGTGTATAAAGATATTACTGCAGATGATGATTTGTATAACTACAAACAAAAAATGGCAAGAGAATTAATGAAACTACAAGCAGATTCTTTTTATAAGAAACAACAAAAAATGTTATAG
- the lysS gene encoding lysine--tRNA ligase — MQLSEQEVVRRQKLTKLRDLGINPYPADLFPVDSNSKEIKQEYVEGKQVVIAGRLMVINIQGKASFGQLQDGEGRIQLYFNRDEICEGEDKSMYNDVFKKLLDLGDFIGVTGTLFTTKVGEKTVMVKEFKMLSKSLKPLPIPKVKDGKTYDAFTDPEMRYRQRYADLVVNPKVKEVFIKRTKLFNAMRSFFNNAGYFEVETPVLQPIPGGAAARPFITHHNSLDIPLYMRIANELYLKRLIVGGFDGVYEFSKNFRNEGMDRTHNPEFTAMEIYVSYKDYNWMMDFCEQLLEHCSIAVNGTSEATFGEHKIDFKAPYARVTMADSIKHFTGFDITGKTEDEIRAAAKSMKIEVDETMGKGKLIDEIFGEKCEGNYIQPTFITDYPKEMSPLCKEHRDNPELTERFELMVCGKEIANAYSELNDPIDQRERFEHQLKLAKKGDDEATEFIDEDFLRALEYGMPPTSGMGIGMDRLIMFLTNNQSIQEVLFFPQMRPEKKAPSIELNDDEKAVLAMITKAEKIELNELKTQSGLSNKKWDKTIKGLTKKDVAKVSKTEEGLFVEIM, encoded by the coding sequence ATGCAATTATCAGAACAAGAAGTTGTACGTAGACAAAAGCTTACAAAATTAAGAGATTTAGGTATTAATCCTTATCCAGCAGATTTATTTCCTGTAGATTCAAACTCAAAGGAAATAAAACAGGAATATGTAGAAGGAAAACAGGTGGTAATTGCTGGTCGTTTAATGGTGATTAATATTCAAGGAAAAGCTTCTTTTGGACAATTGCAAGATGGTGAAGGTAGAATTCAGTTGTATTTTAATAGAGATGAAATTTGCGAAGGTGAAGACAAATCTATGTACAATGATGTCTTTAAAAAATTATTAGATCTAGGAGATTTTATTGGTGTTACTGGTACTCTTTTTACTACTAAAGTTGGTGAAAAAACAGTAATGGTTAAGGAGTTTAAAATGTTATCTAAATCTTTAAAACCTTTGCCAATTCCTAAAGTAAAAGATGGTAAAACATACGATGCTTTTACAGATCCAGAAATGCGTTACAGACAACGTTACGCAGATTTGGTGGTAAATCCAAAAGTAAAAGAAGTGTTTATTAAAAGAACAAAATTGTTTAATGCAATGCGTTCTTTCTTTAATAACGCTGGTTATTTTGAAGTTGAAACACCTGTTTTACAGCCAATTCCTGGAGGTGCAGCTGCAAGACCTTTTATAACGCATCATAATTCTTTGGATATTCCTTTATATATGAGAATTGCCAATGAATTGTATTTAAAAAGATTAATTGTTGGTGGTTTTGATGGTGTGTATGAATTCTCTAAAAACTTTAGAAATGAAGGAATGGATAGAACTCATAATCCTGAATTTACAGCCATGGAAATCTATGTATCGTACAAAGATTATAATTGGATGATGGATTTTTGTGAGCAACTTTTAGAGCATTGTTCAATTGCTGTAAATGGAACTTCAGAAGCTACTTTTGGCGAGCATAAAATAGATTTTAAAGCTCCTTATGCAAGAGTAACCATGGCAGATTCTATTAAACATTTTACCGGTTTTGATATTACTGGAAAAACCGAAGATGAAATTAGAGCTGCTGCAAAATCAATGAAAATTGAGGTTGATGAAACCATGGGGAAAGGAAAATTAATTGATGAAATTTTTGGTGAAAAATGTGAAGGAAACTACATTCAGCCAACTTTTATTACAGATTATCCTAAAGAAATGTCTCCACTTTGTAAAGAACATAGAGACAACCCAGAATTAACAGAGCGTTTTGAGTTAATGGTTTGTGGTAAAGAAATTGCAAACGCGTATTCTGAATTAAATGATCCAATTGACCAGCGTGAGCGTTTTGAACATCAATTAAAATTAGCTAAAAAAGGAGATGATGAAGCTACCGAATTTATTGATGAAGATTTCTTAAGAGCTTTAGAATACGGAATGCCTCCAACTTCTGGAATGGGAATTGGAATGGATAGATTAATTATGTTTTTAACCAATAATCAATCGATTCAAGAAGTGCTGTTCTTTCCTCAAATGAGACCAGAGAAAAAAGCGCCTTCTATTGAATTAAATGATGATGAAAAAGCAGTTTTGGCAATGATTACAAAAGCAGAAAAAATAGAATTAAACGAATTGAAAACGCAATCTGGTTTATCGAACAAAAAATGGGATAAAACCATTAAAGGTTTAACGAAGAAAGATGTTGCCAAAGTTTCTAAAACTGAGGAAGGTTTGTTTGTAGAAATTATGTAA
- the parS gene encoding type II RES/Xre toxin-antitoxin system antitoxin: MDYKKNTSNFAVVNEAINSYVTNLNTASIFNFNKENNSFSDFFDNKMLVIQVIKKGLPYKIFNAIKKIIPFTEDEWANYLNISKKSLQRYSNDKNHLFKPIHTEKIIELAEVTNFGKDVFDSTEQFYLWLNTPLFVFNNLKPSELLQDSYGKELVMEELNRIEHGIFG; encoded by the coding sequence ATGGATTATAAAAAAAACACTTCCAATTTTGCTGTGGTTAATGAAGCGATAAATAGTTATGTAACAAATTTAAATACAGCGTCTATCTTTAATTTCAATAAAGAAAATAATTCTTTTTCAGATTTTTTTGATAATAAAATGCTTGTTATTCAGGTTATTAAAAAAGGATTGCCTTATAAAATATTTAATGCTATTAAAAAAATAATTCCTTTTACGGAAGATGAATGGGCAAACTATTTAAATATTTCTAAAAAATCCTTACAAAGATATAGCAATGACAAAAATCATTTATTTAAACCAATTCATACAGAAAAAATTATAGAATTGGCAGAAGTTACCAATTTTGGTAAAGATGTTTTTGATTCTACAGAACAATTTTATTTGTGGTTAAATACACCATTATTTGTCTTCAATAATTTAAAACCTTCAGAACTTTTACAAGATTCTTATGGTAAAGAATTGGTGATGGAAGAATTAAACAGAATAGAGCATGGAATTTTTGGCTAA
- a CDS encoding RES family NAD+ phosphorylase: MKLFRLSKKKYATAFNGKGAAKSNNRWNSKGTEIIYTAESRALAMAEVAVHVTMATLPKDFVMLTIDVPDEIEIKKIDLKDLDENWNMMLPNSKTKKIGDVFIDDLEFCILKVPSAVVKGDFNYLINPHHKMFKKIKIIDVTNFPFDKRIFQ, translated from the coding sequence ATGAAGCTTTTTAGACTATCCAAGAAAAAATACGCAACTGCTTTTAATGGAAAAGGTGCAGCAAAATCTAACAACAGATGGAACTCTAAAGGCACAGAAATTATCTACACAGCAGAAAGCAGAGCTTTAGCCATGGCAGAAGTTGCAGTTCATGTAACAATGGCGACTTTACCAAAAGATTTTGTGATGCTTACTATTGATGTTCCTGATGAAATTGAAATCAAAAAAATTGATTTGAAAGATTTAGATGAAAACTGGAATATGATGTTACCAAATTCTAAAACTAAAAAAATTGGCGATGTATTTATTGATGATTTGGAATTCTGTATTTTAAAAGTACCTTCTGCAGTTGTGAAAGGCGATTTTAATTATTTGATAAATCCGCATCATAAAATGTTTAAAAAGATTAAAATAATTGATGTAACCAATTTTCCTTTTGATAAAAGAATCTTTCAATAA
- a CDS encoding glutaminase, whose product METYKKIIEDIYLELKNVDDIGKVANYIPELGNVNDKNFGIHITTIDKNSFGIGDHEKKFSIQSISKILSLTLAYKLEGEALWDRVDVEPSGNPFNSLQQLESDKGIPRNPFINAGAIVISDILVGHFKNPKEDFLSFCKGISNNPTLNYSEKVAQSEKKTGFRNKALCNFIKSFGNIKNDTEKVLDFYFHMCSLRMSCKDLSEIFLYLADDNFLCQKGKRILTESQAKRINAIMLTCGFYDESGEFAFRVGLPGKSGVGGGIVAIHPDKFCITVWSPKLNVKGNSYKGMLFLEKFTSKTESSIF is encoded by the coding sequence ATGGAAACTTACAAGAAAATAATTGAAGACATTTATTTAGAATTAAAAAATGTTGATGACATAGGTAAAGTTGCCAATTATATTCCTGAATTAGGAAATGTAAACGACAAAAATTTTGGAATTCATATTACTACAATTGATAAAAATTCTTTTGGAATTGGCGATCATGAAAAAAAGTTTTCCATACAAAGTATCTCTAAAATTTTATCTTTAACCTTAGCCTATAAATTAGAAGGAGAAGCTTTATGGGATAGAGTTGATGTTGAGCCTTCTGGAAATCCTTTTAATTCTTTACAGCAATTAGAATCTGACAAAGGAATTCCTAGAAATCCGTTTATAAATGCTGGAGCTATTGTTATTTCAGACATTTTAGTTGGACATTTTAAAAATCCAAAGGAAGATTTTTTGAGTTTTTGTAAGGGCATTTCTAACAATCCAACCTTAAATTATTCTGAGAAAGTTGCGCAATCTGAAAAGAAAACTGGCTTTAGAAATAAAGCACTTTGTAATTTTATAAAATCTTTTGGTAATATTAAAAATGATACAGAAAAGGTTTTAGATTTTTATTTTCATATGTGCTCTTTAAGAATGAGCTGCAAAGATTTATCTGAAATATTTCTTTATTTGGCAGACGATAATTTTTTGTGTCAAAAAGGAAAGAGAATCCTCACAGAAAGTCAGGCAAAGAGAATTAACGCAATTATGCTTACTTGTGGTTTTTATGACGAATCTGGCGAATTTGCTTTCAGAGTTGGTTTACCAGGAAAAAGTGGTGTTGGTGGTGGTATTGTAGCTATTCATCCAGACAAATTTTGTATTACAGTTTGGAGTCCGAAATTAAATGTAAAAGGTAACTCTTATAAAGG